In Rhizophagus irregularis chromosome 12, complete sequence, a single window of DNA contains:
- a CDS encoding COP9/signalosome complex subunit Csn2 encodes MSDDDFMLEDDDEDYNFDYEDDEQEEPDVDLENKYYNAKARKEDDPNVAIKEFQSVVDTEQEKGDWGFKALKQMAKLSFKAGNYEATLKYYKQLLSYTKSAVTRNYSEKSINNILDFISSSQDMAFMEEFYSTTLNALEEAKNERLWVKTNLKLAKLWLDRKEYTRLNKILRQLHTSCQKDDGTDDQRKGTHLLEIFALEIQMYTETKNNKKLKALYQQCLHVKSAIPHPRIMGVIRECGGKMHMGEKEWDKAQTDFFESFRNYDEAGSPQRIQVLKYLVLANMLTESQINPFDSQETKPYKNDPQIVAMTNLVSAYQRKEIREFEKILRDNRATIMDDLFIRTYIDDVLKNIRTQVLLRLIKPYTRIEIPFVSKQLNIPAQDVEDLLVGLVLDNKIVGRIDQVNQRLELYRQSSDTQRYNAVGKWSNNVSNLYKTCINRVT; translated from the exons atgtctGACGATGATTTTATGCTTGAAGACGACGATGAGGACTATAATTTCGATTATGAAGACGACGAACAAGAAGAACCTGACGTCGATTTagagaataaatattataacgcaaaag CACGGAAGGAGGATGATCCTAATGTTGCCATTAAAGAATTTCAGAGTGTGGTGGATACTGAACAAGAGAAAGGTGATTG GGGTTTTAAGGCTTTAAAACAAATGgcaaaattatcttttaaagcGGGAAATTATGAAGCG AcacttaaatattataaacagCTTCTTTCTTATACAAAGTCTGCTGTGACACGAAATTATAGtgaaaaaagtataaataatatattggaTTTTATCTCATCTTCTCAAGATATGGCCTTCATGGAGGAATTTTATTCAACAACTTTAAATGCATTAGAAGAGGCTAAAAATGAG AGATTATGGGTTAAAACCAATTTGAAATTAGCAAAACTTTGGCTTGATCGAAAAGAATATACTCGTCTAAATAAG attcTGCGTCAGCTTCATACTTCTTGTCAAAAGGATGATGGAACTGATGATCAACGCAAGGGTACACACTTATTGGAAATTTTCGCTCTCGAAATTCAAATGTACACAGAAAccaagaataataaaaaattgaag GCATTATATCAACAATGTCTTCATGTCAAATCTGCTATTCCACATCCACGTATAATGGGAGTTATTCGCGAATGTGGGGGAAAAATGCACATGGGTGAAA AGGAATGGGATAAAGCCCAAACGGATTTCTTTGAATCTTTTAGAAATTATGATGAAGCAGGAAGTCCTCAACGTATACAAGTTCTAAA ATACCTTGTTTTAGCTAACATGTTAACTGAATCGCAAATTAATCCTTTCGATTCCCAGGAAACTAAACC ATACAAAAATGATCCACAAATTGTTGCTATGACAAATCTTGTCAGTGCATATCAGAGAAAAGAAATTCGCGAATTCGAAAAAATTCTAAGAG ATAATCGCGCGACTATAATGGATGATCTTTTCATTCGTACATATATTGATGATGTTCTTAAAAATATTCGAACACAAGTACTGCTTCGACTCATTAAACCTTATACACGAATAGAGATTCCATTTGTATCAAAG CAACTCAACATACCAGCACAAGATGTTGAAGATTTGTTAGTTGGTCTTGTTCTTGATAACAAAATTGTTGGACGAATTGATCAAGTGAATCAACGATTAGAATTATACAGACA GTCATCCGATACTCAAAGATATAATGCTGTTGGTAAATGGTCAAATAATGTGTCTAATCTATACAAGACATGTATTAATAGAGTCACATAA